CTTGTAGGCATGCTGGGTCAGTGCTTTCCAAACTGTTGTTGGGCACTGTTGGGGTCGCTAAACACCAACACTGCAAGTGCTTGTCTCTAGGATTCGATCTTGAGCAAAAGCAATCACTTGGCCGAGCGGGATTACTAGCTTGCCCAAACGCAAATTATTCCTCCTATTCCATATTGTCCATAGCATAGTAGCAAAGAGATTGGGGTTCCTGTTACCTATAAAAATGAGCTCAAAAATGTTAGTGAAAGAGGACCACGCCTGAAGCGTGCTATGGTCCCAATTTGCTCGAGATCTCTATACAGGCTACAAGGTTGGGCAAAGGAATAAGGCGTGAACAACATCTTCATGATGCATCTTGCAGGCATCACAGCAGTCCTCAATAATGACTCTTCTTCGAACCAAGTTTGTCTTGGTTGGCAATGAATCTTTACAAGCTTTCTAGGCAAGGTGCTTAACTTTATTTGGGACTTGAAGCCCCCAAATCTTCTTCCATAGTGGCTTGAGCACTGAAGCATCAGATGGCCCAAGCTAGCCGTGAGTCTGTTGTTCATGCAAATATCTATATCTTGACTAGACTGTGCACACTCCATTAGGGTTAAACGGCCAAATTAAGACATCATCCTGTATTGATCTACAAAGAGGCATGTTTTTGATAATGGCTACCTCAAAATcatagaaaaaattatcaataacaTTCGTTCTCCACTCCTTAAGGTTTGGATCAATCAACTCACTAACCATGCTCACTACCCTTTCTTCAATCTGTGGTGAAAGAACATTGGAATTAGCTGTGGTGGGTAACCAATTTAAACCCCAAATGTTAACAGACCTGCTCGACCCTATCCTCCATTAGCCCCTCGTTTGACCACATCCCTACCCTTCATaatactcttccaagcataTGAAGAGTTGGCTGGAATTTTGGCCTCTATAATCGAAGTATCAGGGAAGAACTTTGCATTGAAAACAAGATAGAACAAAGATGACTTGTCATGAAGCAACCGCCAAGTTTGTTTAGCCAAGAGTGCATCATTGAATAAAGACAGATCTTTAAACCCTATACCACCCTGTGTCTTTGACTTGCAGAGTTCCAACCACTTCACCCAGTGGATCTTCCTGTTATCTCCCCTTTTCCCCCAAAAGAATCTACAAATCATGCTCTCAAGTTCGTGACAGAGTGAAGTAGGAAGTTTAAAGCAAGCCATGGTATAGGTTAGGAGAGATTGTGCCACCACCTTAATTAATATCTCTCGGCCCACTTGACTGAGTAACTTGCCTTCCTACCCTTGAATCCTCTtccacacttgttgtttgatgTATGTGAAACTTTCATTCTTATTTCGGCCAACTAGTAAGGGGAGGCCAAGATATTTCTTGTATTGTCGAACAATACTAACACCCAACATGTTTTGAATCACTGTTTGAGTGTTTGCGATGGTGGATTTACTAAAGAAGATAGTGGTTTTAGTACAGTTGATTTGTTGTCTAGAAGCTCTCTCATATTTGGCCAATACCTCAAGTAAGCTCTGACATTCTTCCTCTTTAACTCTGCAGAAAATTAGGCTATAATCGGCGAAGAGAAGATGAGTGATTTTGGGCCCATTTCGGCAAAGAGATACACCCCGAATGTCACCATTGTTGGCTGCCTGACTTAGTAAACCATGTAGACC
The sequence above is drawn from the Quercus lobata isolate SW786 chromosome 12, ValleyOak3.0 Primary Assembly, whole genome shotgun sequence genome and encodes:
- the LOC115970395 gene encoding uncharacterized protein LOC115970395; the protein is MACFKLPTSLCHELESMICRFFWGKRGDNRKIHWVKWLELCKSKTQGGIGFKDLSLFNDALLAKQTWRLLHDKSSLFYLVFNAKFFPDTSIIEAKIPANSSYAWKSIMKGRDVVKRGANGG